One window from the genome of Synechococcus sp. PROS-7-1 encodes:
- a CDS encoding class I SAM-dependent methyltransferase: MAPSFTEIAYRTLQQGRSLAGLVHKELSTKVMEVVAPDVVPQTQPVPGEMMDALRQSLNTLHDRDWLDAEHGIYPQSLLFDIPWLDWAERYPRVWLDLPSNWARRRARDVQDLPDLSDRDLYPDYYLQNFHHQTDGYLSDHSAELYDLQVDILFNGAADAMRRRILPFLLNGLKHFSNRSQANLRVLDVATGTGRTLHQIRAALPQATLVGVDLSEAYLRQANRWLNQGRSSLVQLVQGNAERMPFDQGGFQALTCVFLMHEMPADARQAVLQDCYRLLEPGGVLVLADSVQLKDSPQFDVAMDNFRRVFHEPYYRNYISDDIDQRLVDAGFCNVQAESHFMARVWCATKPDTATK; this comes from the coding sequence ATGGCGCCCAGCTTCACCGAGATTGCATATCGGACCCTTCAGCAGGGACGGAGCCTCGCGGGGTTGGTCCATAAGGAGCTGAGCACCAAAGTGATGGAGGTGGTGGCGCCGGACGTCGTCCCGCAGACGCAGCCCGTACCGGGCGAGATGATGGATGCTCTGAGGCAGTCGTTGAACACCCTTCACGACCGTGACTGGCTGGATGCCGAGCATGGGATCTATCCGCAGTCGCTTCTCTTTGATATTCCATGGCTGGACTGGGCAGAGCGCTACCCACGGGTATGGCTTGACCTTCCGTCCAACTGGGCACGTCGCAGAGCGAGAGACGTTCAAGATCTTCCGGATCTCTCGGATCGGGACCTCTATCCCGACTACTACCTCCAGAACTTTCACCATCAAACCGATGGTTATCTCTCGGACCATTCCGCTGAGCTCTACGACCTCCAGGTCGACATCCTGTTCAACGGAGCCGCTGATGCAATGCGCCGCAGGATCCTTCCATTCCTGCTGAATGGTCTGAAGCACTTCTCCAACCGCTCACAGGCGAACCTTCGCGTCCTCGATGTCGCCACAGGAACTGGACGAACGCTCCATCAGATCCGAGCTGCACTCCCCCAAGCGACGCTCGTCGGAGTCGATTTGTCTGAGGCCTACCTTCGTCAAGCCAATCGGTGGTTGAACCAAGGCCGCAGCAGCCTCGTTCAGCTTGTGCAAGGAAACGCCGAACGCATGCCTTTCGATCAGGGTGGATTTCAGGCGTTGACCTGCGTCTTTTTGATGCACGAGATGCCCGCTGATGCCAGGCAAGCCGTCCTACAGGACTGTTATCGACTTCTTGAACCTGGTGGGGTTTTGGTACTGGCCGACTCCGTTCAGTTGAAGGATTCCCCCCAGTTCGATGTGGCCATGGACAATTTTCGTCGGGTGTTTCACGAGCCTTATTACCGCAATTACATCAGTGATGACATCGATCAGCGGCTGGTGGACGCTGGTTTCTGCAATGTGCAGGCTGAATCTCACTTCATGGCACGCGTGTGGTGTGCCACCAAGCCGGACACCGCCACAAAGTGA
- a CDS encoding copper-binding protein, with protein sequence MTNPFRIRWLQGWTFQLVLMEGKVQVEAHGFGICLRTAVHPGESPRSAADRLVLAEDRRRRALHQAWIKGQTLADCNASDLPPLDGALPEPPDSLVVVQQSLVAA encoded by the coding sequence ATGACGAATCCTTTCAGGATCCGCTGGTTGCAAGGCTGGACTTTTCAGCTGGTGTTGATGGAAGGCAAGGTTCAAGTTGAAGCACATGGCTTCGGCATTTGTTTGCGAACAGCGGTTCACCCAGGCGAAAGTCCCCGGTCCGCCGCAGACCGCCTTGTCCTTGCGGAAGACCGTCGCCGCAGAGCCCTTCACCAGGCATGGATCAAAGGCCAGACGCTGGCTGACTGCAATGCATCTGATCTTCCTCCTCTCGATGGAGCTCTTCCAGAACCTCCCGATTCCCTGGTTGTCGTCCAGCAATCTCTCGTTGCTGCCTGA
- a CDS encoding DUF6439 family protein, which yields MTVNLWPEGAVDQAKALHQSLSIGDRDWHRLKSNADRRGAELLAAAITQLLQNGERGDVEALTEQALGWIRRELKDPGCPHR from the coding sequence TTGACAGTGAATCTCTGGCCTGAGGGTGCTGTGGATCAAGCCAAGGCTTTGCATCAGTCACTCAGCATTGGTGACCGCGATTGGCACCGGTTGAAGTCGAATGCGGATCGTCGGGGAGCTGAGCTGCTTGCGGCAGCCATTACGCAGCTCCTCCAGAATGGAGAAAGGGGGGATGTGGAAGCGCTGACTGAACAGGCGCTGGGATGGATCAGACGAGAACTGAAAGATCCCGGCTGCCCGCACCGTTAA
- a CDS encoding ATP-binding protein, whose translation MFSRYLPVFRWADFILPSTLQLSPLLELLLEPVDCQETSCRLQLGLQEAIVNAVRHGNAGDPGKCLRIRRILTPNWLIWQIQDEGNGLPGPARIACLPEQLDANHGRGLFLMHQCFDDIRWSSRGNRVQLACRRPGRSPSAVNGAGSRDLSVLV comes from the coding sequence ATGTTCAGTCGCTATCTGCCTGTCTTTCGGTGGGCTGATTTCATCCTCCCGTCAACGTTGCAGCTGAGCCCTCTCCTGGAGCTGCTTCTCGAGCCAGTTGATTGCCAGGAAACCTCTTGCAGGTTGCAGCTTGGATTGCAGGAAGCCATCGTCAATGCCGTGCGTCATGGCAATGCCGGTGACCCCGGCAAATGTCTGCGCATTCGACGGATCCTCACTCCCAACTGGTTGATCTGGCAGATTCAAGATGAGGGCAATGGGCTGCCCGGTCCAGCGCGCATCGCCTGCCTCCCTGAGCAGTTGGATGCGAATCATGGACGGGGCTTATTTCTGATGCACCAATGTTTTGATGACATTCGCTGGAGCTCACGCGGTAACAGGGTGCAGCTGGCCTGTCGCCGACCTGGGCGATCTCCAAGCGCTGTTAACGGTGCGGGCAGCCGGGATCTTTCAGTTCTCGTCTGA
- a CDS encoding GUN4 domain-containing protein yields MLSGRTPAQDLSIDKLLDRFANGSARQRRATAVALEKAADALADVAAEALKPYEPSGDDWAAGWILQVLRRHQPDALARIPIVESNGWFETPSARGIDYSPMQRALLDEDFEEADRLTSCVLRELAGDQAVKRGYVYFSEVPPMEGLDLTTLDRLWIAYSQGRFGFTVQARLLKALEGRYDRLWPRIGWKLDGTWTRYPGAFQWSMDAPEGHMPLINQLRGVRLMDALLSHPGLQPRI; encoded by the coding sequence ATGCTCTCCGGAAGAACTCCAGCTCAAGATCTCAGCATCGACAAGCTCCTCGACCGCTTCGCGAATGGCTCAGCACGCCAGCGTCGCGCGACGGCTGTTGCCTTGGAAAAGGCTGCCGATGCCTTGGCTGACGTTGCAGCTGAGGCTTTGAAGCCCTATGAGCCAAGTGGGGATGACTGGGCCGCTGGCTGGATTCTGCAAGTTCTTCGCCGGCATCAACCTGACGCTCTAGCTCGAATTCCCATAGTTGAATCCAATGGCTGGTTCGAGACTCCCTCGGCTCGAGGTATCGATTACAGCCCAATGCAGCGAGCGTTGCTGGATGAAGACTTCGAAGAAGCCGATCGTCTGACCAGTTGCGTGCTGCGTGAGCTTGCGGGAGATCAGGCAGTGAAGCGGGGTTACGTGTATTTCAGCGAGGTGCCACCCATGGAGGGACTCGACCTGACCACTCTGGATCGTCTCTGGATCGCCTACTCGCAGGGACGCTTCGGCTTCACGGTTCAGGCACGCTTGCTAAAAGCTCTGGAGGGTCGATATGACAGGCTCTGGCCGAGAATTGGCTGGAAGCTCGACGGCACTTGGACGCGGTATCCAGGTGCTTTCCAGTGGTCCATGGATGCACCGGAAGGGCACATGCCATTAATCAATCAGCTTCGCGGCGTCCGTCTAATGGATGCGTTGCTGTCCCATCCTGGACTTCAGCCCAGGATCTGA
- the mnmH gene encoding tRNA 2-selenouridine(34) synthase MnmH — MSGMGITTVVSVESFREAEGPLVDVRTPREFDQGHWPGAINIPLFTDAQRHDVGLTYKQQGRHAAIQLGLTLCGPRLGDLSEALSRSAGGAAQPLRLYCWRGGMRSNSMAWLAGLSDHPVCLLEGGYKRYRQWVLQSFETPWPLKVLGGRTGTGKTDLLLELERRKVAVVDLEGLAHHRGSSFGNLGLPEQPSTEHYENRLAEILDGHARRRASEIWLEAESAQVGRCRIPRALFQQMQVAPVLEIRRSDQERIDRLVDVYAVHDASALREATERIQRRLGPQRTREALEAIDQQRWADACMAMLAYYDGCYDRELERNPASSTVDLQGVDPKGAAKLLVEQGIVTAMVCS, encoded by the coding sequence ATGTCAGGCATGGGTATCACGACAGTAGTCAGTGTCGAGTCATTCCGTGAAGCGGAAGGTCCGCTGGTCGATGTTCGTACCCCCAGGGAGTTCGATCAGGGTCACTGGCCCGGGGCCATCAACATTCCTCTCTTCACGGACGCGCAGCGCCATGACGTCGGGCTCACGTACAAGCAGCAGGGTCGCCATGCGGCCATCCAACTCGGTTTAACCCTTTGCGGTCCTCGCCTAGGGGATCTATCGGAAGCCCTTTCCCGAAGTGCCGGGGGAGCAGCGCAACCCTTACGCCTCTACTGCTGGCGAGGCGGAATGCGCTCCAACAGCATGGCCTGGCTCGCTGGCTTAAGTGATCATCCGGTGTGCCTGCTTGAAGGCGGATACAAACGCTACCGGCAGTGGGTGCTGCAGAGCTTTGAGACGCCCTGGCCCCTCAAGGTGCTGGGAGGACGAACAGGCACAGGCAAAACAGACCTGCTTCTGGAGCTGGAACGCCGAAAGGTGGCAGTGGTGGATCTTGAGGGCCTCGCCCATCACCGCGGAAGTAGTTTCGGCAATCTCGGACTGCCGGAGCAACCAAGCACGGAGCATTACGAGAATCGACTGGCAGAAATACTGGATGGACATGCTCGCCGGAGAGCCTCGGAAATCTGGCTCGAAGCCGAAAGTGCCCAGGTTGGCCGCTGCAGGATTCCCAGGGCCCTGTTTCAGCAAATGCAAGTGGCCCCTGTTCTTGAGATCCGCCGCAGTGATCAGGAGCGAATCGATCGTCTCGTGGACGTCTACGCCGTGCACGACGCAAGCGCCTTGCGGGAAGCGACCGAGCGAATCCAGCGGCGGTTGGGGCCCCAGCGCACACGGGAAGCCCTTGAAGCCATCGATCAGCAGCGCTGGGCCGATGCCTGCATGGCGATGCTCGCTTACTACGACGGTTGCTACGACAGAGAGTTGGAACGCAATCCAGCGTCTTCAACGGTTGATCTTCAGGGAGTGGATCCCAAAGGAGCAGCCAAACTTCTGGTTGAACAAGGCATCGTCACTGCAATGGTCTGCTCTTAA
- the psb28 gene encoding photosystem II reaction center protein Psb28, with amino-acid sequence MADGDKAAIQFFRGTDEPVVPDIRLTRSRDGRTGQATFIFEQPEALAPETLGNIAGMWMVDEEGEMVTREVNGKFVNGKPSALEATYTWKTEQDFERFMRFAERYAETKGLGYSNNSGDNEGPNEASEG; translated from the coding sequence ATGGCAGACGGCGACAAGGCGGCGATTCAGTTCTTCCGCGGTACAGATGAGCCCGTTGTGCCTGATATCCGGCTCACCCGCAGCCGGGATGGACGTACAGGGCAGGCCACCTTCATCTTTGAGCAACCTGAGGCTCTGGCTCCAGAAACTCTCGGCAATATCGCTGGAATGTGGATGGTGGATGAGGAAGGTGAGATGGTGACCCGCGAGGTCAATGGCAAGTTCGTCAACGGCAAGCCATCGGCCCTGGAGGCCACCTACACCTGGAAAACAGAGCAGGATTTTGAACGCTTCATGCGTTTTGCTGAACGCTACGCCGAGACCAAAGGGCTGGGTTATTCGAATAACTCGGGTGACAATGAAGGCCCTAACGAAGCATCTGAAGGGTGA
- a CDS encoding AI-2E family transporter, whose amino-acid sequence MKFQHWLGLAALLVSGLLLWSLRDVLIHLFAGVVLAMALCTLVGALRERWSLPRPLALLVCLLGLASLVAIAVAVILPPFFSQFQQLLLQLPAAGRELQQIITGWLSSASTLVYGQNSQPAIRPSDLSNGLSGLPSGPALASGVTGSLKGLLGLAGNVGSGLVQLLFVIAVTLMVSIQPMAYREVGIQLVPSFYRRRARTILLQCGDALSSWMIGVLISSFCVAVLAGIGLTLLGVKLVVANALLAGLLNVIPNVGPTLSTVFPMSVALVDAPWKALAVLVLYVVIQNVESYVITPSVMQHQVNLLPGLTLTAQFIFTVLFGPLGLLMALPLAVVLQVLIREIVIHDLLDPWKKRRLNA is encoded by the coding sequence GTGAAATTTCAGCATTGGCTCGGTTTGGCGGCTTTGCTGGTTTCCGGGCTTCTGCTTTGGAGTTTGCGTGACGTTCTGATTCACCTCTTCGCTGGCGTTGTGTTGGCGATGGCTCTTTGCACCTTGGTGGGTGCCCTGCGTGAGCGCTGGTCTCTGCCGAGACCACTGGCACTTCTGGTGTGTTTGCTCGGGTTGGCGTCCTTGGTGGCGATCGCGGTGGCAGTGATTCTTCCTCCGTTCTTCAGCCAGTTTCAGCAGCTGCTGCTGCAACTCCCTGCTGCCGGAAGGGAACTGCAGCAGATCATCACCGGTTGGCTGAGTTCCGCATCGACCCTCGTCTACGGCCAGAACTCTCAACCAGCGATCAGGCCCTCAGATCTCTCCAACGGCCTCTCAGGACTCCCGAGCGGCCCCGCCCTGGCCTCAGGAGTCACCGGGAGTCTGAAGGGATTGCTTGGATTGGCAGGAAACGTCGGCAGCGGTCTCGTTCAGCTGTTGTTCGTGATTGCCGTGACCTTGATGGTCAGCATCCAGCCGATGGCCTACCGAGAGGTGGGGATTCAGTTGGTGCCCTCGTTCTATCGACGCAGAGCCAGAACCATCCTGCTCCAATGTGGAGATGCGCTCAGCAGCTGGATGATCGGTGTGCTGATTAGCTCGTTTTGCGTTGCAGTTCTTGCGGGTATCGGTCTCACGTTGCTGGGCGTGAAGCTTGTTGTCGCCAATGCACTCCTGGCAGGTCTGCTCAACGTGATCCCGAACGTGGGCCCCACTCTCAGCACGGTGTTTCCCATGTCGGTTGCCCTCGTGGATGCCCCTTGGAAAGCGCTCGCAGTTCTGGTTCTCTATGTGGTGATTCAGAACGTTGAAAGTTATGTGATCACCCCTTCAGTGATGCAGCACCAGGTGAACCTGCTTCCTGGTCTCACGCTGACCGCTCAATTCATTTTCACAGTGCTGTTCGGCCCATTGGGCCTGTTGATGGCTCTGCCACTTGCCGTTGTGCTGCAGGTGCTGATCCGGGAAATCGTGATTCACGACCTTCTCGACCCCTGGAAGAAGCGACGGCTCAACGCATGA
- a CDS encoding AI-2E family transporter gives MNPRNLLAALTLVVLTLLVWQLRWVLLVLFGAVVLAVALDVPVQGLIDRFKIQRFLALLVVVVLLIVGGLGVIRLLLPELITQFGQLTSLLPSLLGKVRTILASQPQLAELNQTIPDQFSWDKVQPVGTQLLGFAGGAANGFIQVLLMSLLAVLLALDPQAHRRMVIAATPRPARAAMAEVLDSCRAALGGWLAGMTLSAIAVFLLTWAGLAALRVPLALLSALICGVLTFVPTIGPTAATLLPLGIALLISPALMVQVLALRLVIQNLEAFLLTPLLLRRTVNLLPTVALTSQLSLGALLGLPGVLLALPLVVVLQVGMEQVVVQRIMDRWT, from the coding sequence ATGAATCCACGCAATCTTCTAGCTGCTCTGACTCTGGTGGTGTTGACGCTGCTGGTTTGGCAGTTGCGTTGGGTTTTGTTGGTCTTGTTTGGTGCTGTCGTCTTGGCCGTCGCCCTGGACGTACCGGTGCAGGGCTTGATCGATCGCTTCAAGATCCAGCGGTTCCTGGCACTCCTCGTTGTCGTGGTGCTGCTGATCGTTGGTGGCCTGGGAGTGATCCGCTTGCTGCTTCCAGAGCTGATTACGCAGTTCGGTCAGCTCACGTCCCTTTTGCCGAGCCTTCTAGGGAAAGTTCGAACGATTCTGGCCAGCCAGCCCCAGCTTGCGGAATTAAATCAAACCATTCCTGATCAGTTCAGCTGGGACAAAGTTCAACCTGTGGGAACTCAGCTGCTGGGATTTGCCGGTGGAGCTGCCAACGGCTTCATTCAGGTTCTGCTGATGAGCCTTCTCGCTGTTCTCCTCGCTCTCGATCCGCAAGCCCATCGCCGCATGGTGATCGCAGCAACACCGAGACCTGCAAGGGCCGCAATGGCAGAAGTACTCGACTCCTGCAGGGCGGCTCTCGGAGGCTGGCTTGCCGGCATGACACTATCGGCGATCGCAGTCTTCCTTCTCACCTGGGCCGGTCTCGCGGCTCTGCGAGTTCCGTTGGCTTTGCTGAGTGCCTTGATCTGTGGTGTGCTTACTTTCGTCCCCACAATCGGTCCAACAGCGGCCACTCTGCTCCCCCTGGGGATCGCCCTGCTGATCTCCCCGGCGTTGATGGTGCAGGTGCTGGCGCTTCGTTTGGTGATTCAGAACCTGGAGGCTTTCCTGCTAACGCCTCTCCTTTTGCGTCGAACAGTGAATCTGTTGCCCACAGTGGCACTGACATCCCAGCTCAGCCTGGGGGCATTGCTGGGTCTTCCTGGCGTGCTGTTAGCGCTCCCTCTCGTTGTGGTGCTTCAAGTTGGAATGGAGCAGGTCGTGGTTCAGCGCATCATGGACCGTTGGACCTAG
- a CDS encoding flavin reductase family protein — MTLDLEAKKTLLRKIPHGLFICGVAEGDVVNGFTASWVTQGSFEPPLVVMAVKADSTSNGMIRRTGRFSLNVLASDQKDLAAVFFKPQAAVGGRFEAAPYDLGPLGLPILKDGLGGVECELVGQLAHGDHTVFIGEVKSSTLHRDAPALELGTTGWQYGG, encoded by the coding sequence ATGACTCTTGATCTCGAAGCCAAGAAAACGCTGTTGCGCAAAATTCCCCATGGACTCTTTATCTGCGGAGTCGCCGAAGGTGATGTGGTCAATGGATTCACAGCAAGCTGGGTCACCCAGGGTTCCTTTGAGCCACCCCTTGTGGTGATGGCTGTGAAAGCTGACAGCACCAGCAATGGAATGATCCGGCGCACAGGCCGTTTTTCTCTCAACGTGCTGGCCAGCGATCAGAAGGATCTGGCTGCTGTGTTTTTCAAGCCCCAGGCAGCTGTGGGTGGCCGTTTTGAAGCAGCACCCTATGACCTGGGTCCTCTCGGCTTACCGATTCTTAAGGATGGTCTTGGGGGCGTGGAGTGTGAGCTGGTTGGCCAGCTCGCTCACGGTGATCACACGGTGTTCATCGGGGAAGTGAAATCCTCCACGCTGCATCGCGATGCACCTGCTCTCGAGCTGGGGACAACGGGTTGGCAGTACGGCGGCTGA